TTATATTTCAACGTTTTCAAGATATTTTGCATGTTTTTTTGCAATAATTAAATACGAAGTTATGAAAATTTCATTTTTAAAATTGCATTTTACAGGATTTTTTGACATAAAAAATACTCCAAATCTCAATTATGTTTCTAGTTGAGTTTGGAGTATATCTAAATTTAATTTCTAAAAGTATGAATACAAAACCCAGGATGCCGTCATTGCCCAAATTCAATACCCGAGATCAACCCAGGTGGGTACTTTGTTGTTAATTTCCGAAGTCCTTCTTCAGGCATTTCTTCCACTACCAAACTATAAAGTTCCCGTATAAAATATGTCGGTTGAATTTAAAGCTGATAAACGAACACCCCAGGTTCTATATATATTATTATACTACAAATTACGTTTGTGTTAAATACAAATAATTAAGAGCTTTGTCTTTCAATTAATGTATGTGGTAAAATGATATATTTTTCCTCTACATCTTGATTATCGATTAATTTTACAATGATTCTTGCAGCTACTGCTCCCATATCATAAATAGGCTGTTTTATAACAGTTAGCGAAGGTCTAATCATAGATGCTATTCTAGTGTCGTCATAACCAGCTATAGAAACGTCCTTTGGCACATTAATCCTATTGTCAAGAAGAGCATTAAGGGCGCCCACAGCTAATTCATCACTCGATGCAAATATAGCCTCTGGTATATTTCCTTTTTCTATCAGCATCTCTACTATCCTATATCCAGATTCATTTGTGGAATCACCCTGAAGCACCAAGCTTTTGTCTAAATCAATTCCAGAATCCTCGAGAGCTCTTTTGTAGCCTTTATATCTTTCTGAATCCTCAATATTATCTTCCACTGATGCTCTTAGAAAAGCAATTTTTTTCTTTCCTTTGTTTATAAAGTAGTTAGTCATATCATAAGAAGCTTGCTTATGGTCGATTCCAATCGAATATACATCAAAATCTTTAGCATTTTTGCTAATATAGACTGATGGAATCTGACTCTCCTTAATCAAGTCGATTTGTGGCTTTTCTAGCTTTTCACTTACAAATATAATACCTGCAACTGCTTTAGATTTAAGAAGGTTGATATATTTAAGCTCCCTTTCTGATTCTCCATAGGTATTACAAAGAAATATATCATATTCATACATTCTTCCTATTTCTTCAATTCCGCTAAGTAAATCTCCTACAAACAAGCTCGATATATCAGGAACTATAACTCCTATAATATTGCTTCTTTTTGTAACCAAGCTTCTTGCTACTGGATTTGGAACATATCCAGTTTCTTTTATCACTTTAAGTACCTGATCTCTAATGTCACTGCTTACAGGCTTAGAATTATTAATTACTCTAGACACTGTAGAAATAGAAACACCCGCCATCTTTGCGACATCTTTAATTGTTACTGCCATTTTTTCCCGCCCCCAATCGTATCGATTAATAATTTACAACCTATTATTACCCAAAAGCTGAGCCTCTAGACGATAAATCGGTAATTTTTGTGCCATAAATCTTTTTTCATATTCAGTTAATATAAGCCTCTCATCATCTGATTCAAAATCCTTAGAGTGCAAATCCAAATCTACTGATATCAAGCTGTCTTTCCTTGCGCTTAGCTCAAGTAAAGTAAATTCAAAAAGATTTCTGTTATCTGTTTTAAATATCAAGCTTTTGCTTTCATTTAAAACCTCAGTATATTTACTTAAAAAACATCTGCTAGTCAATCTTCTCCTATGATGTCTAGCTTTGGGCCAAGGATCTGAAAAATTAAGATATATTCTGCAGACATCTCCCTTAGTAAAATAATCCTCTATTTTACTAGCATCAAAGCTTACAAATTTTATATTATCTAGATTTTCTTCGAATGCCTTTGTTACTGCCTCTAACAAAAGTGCATCATTTTTTTCAATTCCTAAGTAATTTACTTCAGGATTTCTCCTCGCTAATTCTAATAAAAATCCACCTTTACCACAACCTATTTCAAGCATTAAAGGCTGATTATTAGCGTACGCTTCTTTTATATCTAGCTTTGTAATCAAGCTTAAATCAATATAGGTTTTTCCTTCAAATACTGACATTTTTTCTTTGTAATTTTTAGCTTTCCTATATCTCAAGATTGGCCTCCTCTATATTATAACAATATTTTTATTGCAAAATCGGCTACTTTATAATAAACTATCTTCGAAGAACTCATAGTGTTGATTTAGGAGGATTGAATTTATGATTTATGAAACAATAAGAACTATCATTGCAGAGCATCTTGGTATAAATGAAAGTAAGATATCACTTGATACATCTATTAATGAAGATCTCGAAATAGATTCTCTAGATGCTGTTGAAATCATTATGGCCATTGAAGATGCATTCTCTATCGAAGTAGACGAAGAAGCTATAGAGCAATTTACTACAGTTAGAGAAATGGTAGAATATGTAGAATCGCATCAATAAGCAAGCGACAATTTTTCAACTAGCTCTCTCATGTCATGAGGGAGCTCTGATTTTATATATGTAATTTCAGATTTTCTAGGTGAATAAAATCCTAGCTCAAAGCAATGAAGAGCTTGTCGATTTAATAAGCTCATATCTCCACCATATAGCTCATCTCCCAAAAGTGGATGCCCTATATGAGAAAAATGCACTCTTATCTGATGCGTTCTACCTGTTTCCAATGATATTTCAAGTAGTGTTGCATACTTTAGTTTGTCTATAACCTTATATCTTGTTACTGCTCGTTGTCCTTTATCTGAAACTATTCTTCTTATACCGTCTTCACTCTTATCTATCGGAAGGTCAATTACTCCGCTTGCCTTATCTAAATGTCCACTTACAACAGCATAATATTTTTTTTCCATTTCGTGCATTGCATCATTTTTAGTAAGTATACTATGGCAATAGCTATTCTTTGCTACTATTAGAATTCCAGACGTATCCCTATCTAGCCTATTTACGAATCTAATCTTAGAGTTTATAGACTTATCCTTAAATAGCTTAATAAGTCCATTGGCAAGAGTATTTCTTTGATGTCCTTTCGTCGGATGAACTACTATAAAAGGCTCTTTTTCTATAACCATCAAATCTGCATCTTCATAAAGCAGCTTTATATCCATGTCTTCAGCATCATACTCATTTGCTTCATCTGGCAAATTAACTTCTATTATATCTCCTATATTTACAATCTCATGCATTTTGTAAAATTTTTTATTTACAAATATCTGCTTATCTTTTTTCAAAGAGTATAGTAATCTAAGAGATATTCTCATATCATTTAGGAGTATTTGCTTTAGGGTGTCGTTTCTCGATTCATTTTTCCATACTAATTTATTATATTGCTGGTCATTAAACCACATATTTAAACTCCTTTATCATTCATATATTAATTCTATTCTTTAGCTAAATCACTGCTTGTTATTATGTATAGAGATTCTTTATATATTTATAGTAAAACTCTAAACATTATAATTGGCTTTGCATACAAAGTCAAATTATAATATGATGTATATGTAATTACAATTATTATATATTAACTGGACATTTACTTAAACCTAATTTTCCATCGCAATATCTAAATTTGAGACAGGAGCGATACGATTGAAGCGAAAAATAATTATTACGTATAACTCATATGATCGTTCTATAAGAACAGCTAAAATACTGCGTACCAAACTAGCCTCTGCTGGCTTTGAGGTTTTGGAAAAGCCTGACCCTGAAGCTGAGCTATTTATAGCCATAGGAGGAGATGGATCATTTTTAAAAACCCTTCACGACTACGATTTTCCAGAAGTTCCGATTATCGGTATAAATACAGGTCACTTAGGCTTTTTCCAAGAGATTATGCCTCCCCAAATAGACAACTTTATAGATGCCTATATAAACAAAAGATATACTATCCAAGAGATTCATCCTATAGAGGCATTAATCTGCACTAGAACCAGCTGTGTTGAGCTACAGGCTATCAATGAATTCGTAGTCAAAGGTGACAAAAGTAGAACTATTCATTTAAACCTCAGCGTAAATACCAACTTCATAGAGTGTTTTAGTGGAGATGGAGTTATTTTATCTACTCCCACAGGCTCTACTGCATATAATTATTCTTCAGGAGGAAGTATAGTTGACCCTAGCTTGAAGCTAATACAAGTGACACCTTTATCTCCTATAAATACAAATGCATATAGATCCTTTACCTCTAGCATAATCCTCCCCTCTGACGCAATAGTAAAAATCAGCCCTGAATATAGATTCGAGGACTCTTTGGTATTTGTTACAGACGGAATAGAGCATAGATATGATCAGATAGTAGACCTTACCTTTCAGACCTCTACTATAAATATTAAGCTACTTAGACTTGGAGGATATGAATTTTGGAGCAAGGTAACAGAAAAGTTTCTGTAAGTAATCAGAAAGGATGATAAAAATGAAAATAGGTGTAATAAGCGATACCCATGGAAGTCTTTATTTTTTTGAAATGGCTATGAATTATCTTAAAGATTGCGATAAAATAATTCATGCAGGCGACATATTATATCACGGTCCTAGAAATGATATCCCTGGAGGATACAATCCAAAAGAGCTTGCTGAAAAAATAAATGCACTAGATAATATTGTATTTGCAAAAGGTAATTGCGATAGCGATGTTGATCAGATGGTTATAAATCATCCTATCCAGAGCCCTTATACAGTACTTGATGCGGATAATCTAAATATATTGATTACCCATGGCTATACTAAATCAAAAGAGGATATGATTCAAGAGGCTAAAAAGTTTAAAGCCGATATTTTAATATATGGACACACTCACAAAAAGGAGCTTGCAAAATACGACTCCTTAATAGTATTAAACCCTGGAAGCACTTCTATCCCAAAAGATGGCTCAAGGTCAGTTGCTATTATAGATTCAGATAAAATAGTTCTAATCGATATAGAAAACAATGGAAATATTCTGAACGAGCTGTGCATTAAATAACTTCTATATCAAAATACACCACTTGATTTAATTAAAAATCACAATTTAAAAAGGATTGCTGAAGACATAATTCATCAGCAATCCTTTAATATTTTATTAATACAATAAAGTTCTTATTGTCACTACAACAAGTTTCTAATTTTAAATAAAACAAGGTTTTTAGGAGCAATTAGCAATACATATAGTTTTATTGGCGAATTCTTATTCTTCTATATTGGTAAGTGCAGTATTTTCAGTCATAGCAACTTCATCCTCAGAATCTATAACCCTCATCTTCAACTCAAATCCTGTTTGTTCCTGAAATTGATTTCTTATCAGCTCATATTTATCCTTGGCTAATTCCTTGGTTGTAAATGAAGATAAAACTACAAACTCAGCGCTTGAAACTCTAAAAGCTAAATCATGCTTATGATCCATGGTTTTTCTAATAAGCATTGATAGCTTTTTCAGTAAATCATCAGCTTTATCATAACCTATATCAGAATTTATTTTTTTGAAATTTTCTATATGGAAATTTATAAGGGAGAACTTATACCCATAATTCTTAGATTTATTTAAAGCTTCATTGTATCTTTCTATAAGATAACGTCTAGTATATAGCTTAGTAAGACTGTCTACTGTTGATATATTTTTGTAGACTTCCTTTTGAGCCTTAATAAATTTATCTCTAGAGCTAATCTCGGATTCTAGATTCTTTATTTTATATCTTAAATATGATACCTCTTCAAATTTATTCATAACATTAGCAGAATAAGGATAGATATTAACAACTAAGTACTTCGAGTTCATTTCTGACAGAACGATTAGTTTTCCATCTATTTCCAAAGTAGTATCGTCAAATACTCTTAGATAATTGATTCTATTTTTTATTTCTAAGGCTATATCATTTCCAAAAACTTCAGTAAGCGTTTTATCTAGGTAGATATTTGAGCCTAAAATCTCGTATATGTTATCAGTTATATACTTTATTTTTTCATCCTTACCTACCAGCATAGTAGCATAAGCGTTCATTTTAGTTTTTGATACCGATATTTTGGAGTTATGCCTAGCTTTATCTTTTTTTACAGGTATTCCTGTGTAATGACCCAGTTCAATTATTTCATCATAATTAATTTTCGTTCCTATATAAGAGCTTATGCCCTTTGAGTAATTCACCTCAAATTTAATTATCCCATCCATATCTGGTGATTCCACAATAATTCTTTTCCTGTTTCTGCCAAAAACTTCCTGCTCATAGGTTATATCCATAAAATCATCTTTCGACTTAACATCAGGAAAGTACATATTAAATTTATTATTTTTATAAATAATATCTCCAGATTCAGCAAACGAAGCAATCATATAGAAGCTATCTTTAAGCGCAGTATCTAAGTCAAAAGTCATATCTACACCCCATATCTTTTCATTATAAAGCTACTAGGGATATATACCCTTAAAATTATTTTTATAATCAGATAATTTATAGCAAAAAAAAGGTACAATTCAAAAGATTGTTCTTCTGCTTTGTACCCTCATGTTGAATTTATATTACTTCATATCTTAATAAATATCTATAGTTTTTGACTCTACATTCCACTGTACATCAAATCCAAGGTCTGCCAAATCAGTAGTTCTAATATAATCTTCTTTAGTTTCAATTATAGTAGATAATAATTTAGATAATTGATTTACATTTAGATATGTTGTTCCATTAACATTTTTAACTTCAATTTTTCCTTCAGTAAAATCATTCCCTTTAAAATTTACATATGAACCATCAAGACTAATTGACAACGGCATTGGTGGCATTTCAGGCATCATCATTTCATTTAATTCTTCTTGATTAACTACTTTAACAGATGAAGGTAGAGAAATTTTTAAATCGCTTATTCTATTTGATACGCTGTTCATAGCAAGCGTTCCATTTCCCATAGGAGTTTTGATATCTAGAACTGCTTCTTGAGCGTATTTTGAATCTTCAAAAGTATCAACTTGGTAGTAACGGCTTCCTTTGATTGCTGCTTTTGCAGTATCCTTGTATGGAGTAACAAAAGCATCGTACATTGCTAGCATCTCTTGCTTTTCTTCTTCAGTCATTTTAAAGTCTGCTGGCATTAAGCTAGAAGGCATTTTATCCATGTTGTTGAAGATATATCTCATGTATGCATCTAATAAGTCAATCATTTTATCAGAATCTAAGTTAAGGGTATATTTATTTCCATCTTGTACCATACCCATGTCCATTCCTAAGTCGATTTCTTCCACAAATTTCATGATTTCGTCCATAAGTGAAGCACTTATTTCTACATTTTGCTCGTTTGTGATTTTCACATAATCTTCAGCAATTTCAATATCTTTTTGGCTAACCAACTTTACAAAAGCAACAAAAGCTTCTTTATTGATATATAAATCTGCGCCTTTAGTATACATTTTAATTTGAGGAATAGCTGGAGAATTTTCTAGAGCTTCTGTGTTTACCTCAATATATGTTACCATATCTTTCATGATACCTTTTGATTTAATATCCATTTTGTAATTGATTGCAAACCCATCAGTAGTTTTAAAATTAAGGCTAAGATCTTGTTCAGACTCTACGCCTTCCCACTGCATTATTTTTTTGTTTTCTTCCCAATATGCTTTTTCAACGCTAGTAAATCCCATAGTTGAAAGCATAATCATTAAAACTGCCATAACTAATGATATTCTTTTCATTTTTACACCTCTTTAGATTTGTTTTTTGTCATACTATCATAATTCTTACATAAATATCCAAAATTGTCTATAGTCACATTTCCCTATAAGCTTTGCTGTTATTCAATTAGGTAAAAATTCTTACCTTTTTAATTCTATTTTTATCCACATTTTCTATGATAAATTTTATGTTTTTATGTTGTATTATTTCTCCTGTTTTTGGAAGTCTTCCTATTTCTCCAATAATAAAGCCTCCTACAGATTCAAAATCCTCCGACTCTAGATTTATACCTAGCATGTCATTTAAATCAGAAAGTCTTGCTGCTCCATTTACAACATACTCATCTTCTTTTATAACTTCAATTTCCTCTTCAGTATCATCGTACTCATCGTCTATTTCACCGAAAATACTTTCTACAATATCCTCCATAGTAATTATTCCTGCCACTCCTCCGTATTCATCCAGAACAGTAGCCATATGGATTTTATTACCTTGCATCTGTTTGAAAAAATCAGATATCATTATAAATTCAAAAGTATTAAACGGAGCTCTCATATAGTCTCTCACATCAAAGTTAAGTCTGTCTGCTTCCCTATCTAAAAAGAACAAATCCTTTGCGTAAAGAACTCCAATAATATTATCTATCGTGTCTTCATAAATAGGTAGTCTAGAGAATTTCTCATTTTTAAATACCTGGATAATTTCATCGTAAGTATCCTCAACAGATATTGCTTTTATATCCATTCTCTGGATCATTACATCAGCTACCCTTAGGTCTCCAAACTCAAAAATATTATAAATCATTTCTTTTTCTTCGTGTTCTAGTACCCCTTCCTTACTAGACACATCTACTAAGGTCTTCAGTTCTTCTTCTGTAATAAACGGCTTTTTATCGTCAGGCTTTCCACCTAAAATTTTTATTATTAGATTAGTTATTCTAGTAAGTACAAATACTAGAGGAGAAAGTAATTTAACTAAAAAATCTATAATAGGAGTAATTCTAAGCGAAAATTTTTCAGAATGCTGAAGCGCTAAATTTTTTGGTGTTACTTCCCCAAAAATAAGGACTAAAATAGTCATTATTGCAGTAGCTATTCCTACTCCTCCGTTAGGGTAAAGCTTAATAGCAAGAGCTGTAGCAATAGACGATGCTCCTATGTTAACAACATTATTTCCAATCAATATAGTTCCTATTAATCTGTTTGGGTCATCTAAAAGTTTTTCAATTCTTCTAGCATTTTTCACATTTTCCTTAACCATGTGCTTAAGTCTAATTTTACTAAGCGATAGCAAAGCAGTTTCTGAAGCAGAAAAAAAAGCTGAACCAAAAAATTAAAACAATTAAAAATAACGCCTGCCAATAATCAATCGTATCCAAGTACGTTCACTCTCCTTAAATAATTAACTGTCAAAACATATGTATTTTTCAACAAAACCCTCTAGGCCTTGCTCTCTTATATATTCCCACTTAAACATAAAATATTCCTCTAAAAGATAGAACATTGTCAAAATAACTTTTACACTGTCTCTATCATAATCTATTGATACCTTGGTATTATGAAATTCTTCAAACAAAGCTTTCATTCCAAAACTAAAAAGCTCTTGATAATCACTTTCCAAATTCTCTAGCACTCTAATAATACCACAATGAACTTTATTTATATCTTTTTGTTTGTTCATAGCCTTATCAATATCAAAAGCCTCAGAGATTTCATCAATATTCTTATCCTGTAAAAAATAGCACAGCGGAACATCTTTATATTCTTTCTCAACAGCGCAGCAAAGATGATCATATATAATATGCCTTCTATCCATATTTAAAGCAGCTACAAGATTAAATAAATCATTTTTTTGCATATTATCTGGATAAAGCTCCAAGTTAGCAAGTGCTTTTGCACAAATCACATATTTTATTGAATCATTTCTGAAATTCCTTATCCAATTAAAATATTCTGTAGTATTAATCTCAAGTAGCTTTTGTTTATTTTTTAATACTTCTTCTATAAGCTTCTTCGCTTTCTCACTAACCTTACCGTATAACTCATCTGAAACTGTTTCTTTTTTCAAAAGTTGATTCATAATTAAAGCAAGTTCACAAACTTCTTCATCTGCTTGAGCCTTTGCTAGCAGATATACCATAAAAGTCTCTTCTAAAGTAATGTCTGAAAATCCAGCTTTCAAAACATTTTTAAACATATTTTCCCCCTAAAATAGTTAGTTTTGATATAATCAAAGTACATCAATATATTTTTCTATATATTCCTATTATAAAGGAGGTATCATGCTATGAAAAGCCTGCTAAATAAAATAAAGGGATTGATATATTCACAAGATGTCATTTCACTACTTGATTCTCATCATGAGATATTAAAAACTATAGCTCAATCTGAAGAATATAAGACAACTTTGATAGAAATGGAAAAAAATCTTGAGTTTTCATACTCAAAGCTAAAAAATCTATTTAACCCTTTGTTAAATTCGTACAATTATCCTGAATCTTCAAATTTTGAAAAGGATTTGTATGAGTATGTACTTGCCCTGTCATTTCCTGACAAATTTTCCTATGATAGCAAATTTCTTAATCTGTATAAATTTTTCATGTTAACTCTCAGAGAGCTTTATTCTCAAGAAAAAGATTTAGATTCAGAGTCAAATCTTTCAAAATACAAAGTAGAGCTTTTGGATGAAGATGTGTTTTCTCATCACGAATCTGCTTTAGAATACTCTACTTTTATACAGTCCTACTACAATCTATATGTATATGAAGCTATGAGACTTGGCCTTGAGTTCAAGGGTTTTAATACAATTGACCATGTAATCATGATTCATCACTTAGCCACTTTTATAGGTAAGCAAATGACTTCAAAGCATGTAGAAATAGATTTAGGGAAGGTTTCAGCTGCCTCAATGGGACATGATATAGGTAAGTTTGGCTGCATCGGAGACGAGGTTTCTAGAGTTCCTTATCTTCACTATTACTACACTGATAAATGGTTTAAGGATAACGCTATGCCTATGATAGGTCATATCGCTACAAATCATTCTGTTTGGGATATTGAACTTGAAAATCTTCCTATAGAATCCTTAGTTCTTATCTATTCCGATTTTAGAGTAAAAAATGATGCAAAAGGCAAAATGAATATTTTTTCTTTAGATGAATCATTCAATGTTATTCTAGAAAAACTAGATAATGTCGACGAGCAAAAAACTATCAGATATAAAAGGGCCTATGGAAAACTCAAAGACTTTGAAAACTATTTATTATCATTAAATATAGATATCCTAGACGAATCAAAGCCTAAAATAAGTTCCAAGCCTAAGCCTTACGCTTTATTATTTGACCAGGAAATCACTGATAACCTCAAATTTTATTCAATATCCAAAAATATAACCATAATGCACCTGCTTAGAAGTGAAGCTTCACTAACTCATTTGCTAGAATACGCAAGGACAGAGCGCAATCCTCTTAGGCTCAGAGAGTATATAGATGTCTTCAAGGAATACTCTACTCATCTTTCACAAAAGCAAAAGCTACTTATGATGAAATTCTTGTTTGATATGACAGTTCATCATGAAGAGGATATTCGAATAGAGTCAGCTACCTTTCTCGGTAAGCTCATATCGAATTTTGATGAAGAATATAGAAAAGAACTTCCTAAAAATGCTGTTATAGATAACCCAGAAACCAATGCTCTAGAATTATTTTCTCAGTATGCAACAAAGATGATAGAACCCAACATAAAGACTATTCCTATTCACAAAAAATGGCTTGGACTTTCTTTTGCATACTTCATCAAAACAATATCAATCTATATACCAGAAACACTAAGGCCTGACTTCGAGAATTCCTGTGCAAAACTGCTAACTAATCACGCAGGTGAAGAAAATCAAATCAAATATTTATTGCTTGCACTTATCAGCATAGAGCTAAGAAATGAAAATACCCTTAATGATGCTTTATTCTTAGCACTACATTCTATAAGAAGCGAAAACGAAGACATAAAAGCTCTAGCCTTGCTCCTATTAATCGGCTATAGACATAAAATCACAAAGGAAAGTGTGCTTTACTCAACAATAGAAGAAAGTCTTCAAAAAAATGCCGACGTTCTTGACAATATCTCATTTAATTATCTTTCTCTAGAGCTTTCTAAAGCTCTTGGAATCAATGATTTAGAATATCGTTA
This is a stretch of genomic DNA from Acetoanaerobium sticklandii. It encodes these proteins:
- a CDS encoding GGDEF domain-containing protein, whose translation is MTFDLDTALKDSFYMIASFAESGDIIYKNNKFNMYFPDVKSKDDFMDITYEQEVFGRNRKRIIVESPDMDGIIKFEVNYSKGISSYIGTKINYDEIIELGHYTGIPVKKDKARHNSKISVSKTKMNAYATMLVGKDEKIKYITDNIYEILGSNIYLDKTLTEVFGNDIALEIKNRINYLRVFDDTTLEIDGKLIVLSEMNSKYLVVNIYPYSANVMNKFEEVSYLRYKIKNLESEISSRDKFIKAQKEVYKNISTVDSLTKLYTRRYLIERYNEALNKSKNYGYKFSLINFHIENFKKINSDIGYDKADDLLKKLSMLIRKTMDHKHDLAFRVSSAEFVVLSSFTTKELAKDKYELIRNQFQEQTGFELKMRVIDSEDEVAMTENTALTNIEE
- a CDS encoding LacI family DNA-binding transcriptional regulator — protein: MAVTIKDVAKMAGVSISTVSRVINNSKPVSSDIRDQVLKVIKETGYVPNPVARSLVTKRSNIIGVIVPDISSLFVGDLLSGIEEIGRMYEYDIFLCNTYGESERELKYINLLKSKAVAGIIFVSEKLEKPQIDLIKESQIPSVYISKNAKDFDVYSIGIDHKQASYDMTNYFINKGKKKIAFLRASVEDNIEDSERYKGYKRALEDSGIDLDKSLVLQGDSTNESGYRIVEMLIEKGNIPEAIFASSDELAVGALNALLDNRINVPKDVSIAGYDDTRIASMIRPSLTVIKQPIYDMGAVAARIIVKLIDNQDVEEKYIILPHTLIERQSS
- the yfcE gene encoding phosphodiesterase — encoded protein: MKIGVISDTHGSLYFFEMAMNYLKDCDKIIHAGDILYHGPRNDIPGGYNPKELAEKINALDNIVFAKGNCDSDVDQMVINHPIQSPYTVLDADNLNILITHGYTKSKEDMIQEAKKFKADILIYGHTHKKELAKYDSLIVLNPGSTSIPKDGSRSVAIIDSDKIVLIDIENNGNILNELCIK
- the trmB gene encoding tRNA (guanosine(46)-N7)-methyltransferase TrmB — encoded protein: MRYRKAKNYKEKMSVFEGKTYIDLSLITKLDIKEAYANNQPLMLEIGCGKGGFLLELARRNPEVNYLGIEKNDALLLEAVTKAFEENLDNIKFVSFDASKIEDYFTKGDVCRIYLNFSDPWPKARHHRRRLTSRCFLSKYTEVLNESKSLIFKTDNRNLFEFTLLELSARKDSLISVDLDLHSKDFESDDERLILTEYEKRFMAQKLPIYRLEAQLLGNNRL
- a CDS encoding hemolysin family protein; this encodes MLSLSKIRLKHMVKENVKNARRIEKLLDDPNRLIGTILIGNNVVNIGASSIATALAIKLYPNGGVGIATAIMTILVLIFGEVTPKNLALQHSEKFSLRITPIIDFLVKLLSPLVFVLTRITNLIIKILGGKPDDKKPFITEEELKTLVDVSSKEGVLEHEEKEMIYNIFEFGDLRVADVMIQRMDIKAISVEDTYDEIIQVFKNEKFSRLPIYEDTIDNIIGVLYAKDLFFLDREADRLNFDVRDYMRAPFNTFEFIMISDFFKQMQGNKIHMATVLDEYGGVAGIITMEDIVESIFGEIDDEYDDTEEEIEVIKEDEYVVNGAARLSDLNDMLGINLESEDFESVGGFIIGEIGRLPKTGEIIQHKNIKFIIENVDKNRIKKVRIFT
- the acpP gene encoding acyl carrier protein, with protein sequence MIYETIRTIIAEHLGINESKISLDTSINEDLEIDSLDAVEIIMAIEDAFSIEVDEEAIEQFTTVREMVEYVESHQ
- a CDS encoding RluA family pseudouridine synthase; its protein translation is MWFNDQQYNKLVWKNESRNDTLKQILLNDMRISLRLLYSLKKDKQIFVNKKFYKMHEIVNIGDIIEVNLPDEANEYDAEDMDIKLLYEDADLMVIEKEPFIVVHPTKGHQRNTLANGLIKLFKDKSINSKIRFVNRLDRDTSGILIVAKNSYCHSILTKNDAMHEMEKKYYAVVSGHLDKASGVIDLPIDKSEDGIRRIVSDKGQRAVTRYKVIDKLKYATLLEISLETGRTHQIRVHFSHIGHPLLGDELYGGDMSLLNRQALHCFELGFYSPRKSEITYIKSELPHDMRELVEKLSLAY
- a CDS encoding NAD(+)/NADH kinase, whose product is MKRKIIITYNSYDRSIRTAKILRTKLASAGFEVLEKPDPEAELFIAIGGDGSFLKTLHDYDFPEVPIIGINTGHLGFFQEIMPPQIDNFIDAYINKRYTIQEIHPIEALICTRTSCVELQAINEFVVKGDKSRTIHLNLSVNTNFIECFSGDGVILSTPTGSTAYNYSSGGSIVDPSLKLIQVTPLSPINTNAYRSFTSSIILPSDAIVKISPEYRFEDSLVFVTDGIEHRYDQIVDLTFQTSTINIKLLRLGGYEFWSKVTEKFL